Proteins encoded together in one Vogesella indigofera window:
- a CDS encoding sodium:proton antiporter translates to MSRLIALLLLCGTPLLAHAATLDGASLSLLWGVPFAGLLLSIALFPIVAPEFWHHHFGKITTGWTLLFLLPFTLNFGGATAAGLVLHAMLAEFIPFVVLLFALYTVSGGILVAGNLHGSPALNTGLLALGTALASIMGTTGAAMLLIRPLIKANDNRRHNVHVVVFFIFLVANIGGGLTPLGDPPLFLGFLKGVDFGWTLQAMALPVLLMAVTLLLIFYVIDSYLFRKEGVLQRDRTPDSPIRISGLQNLPLLGAVIAAVLLSGIWKPGVVFDVLGTPLALQNLVRDLLLLAIAGLSLWLTPKAIREGNEFNWDPMLEVAKLFAGIFITIGPVLAVLQAGERGALTALVQLVTTPQGTPDNVMYFWLTGVLSSFLDNAPTYLVFFNLASGDAATLMGPLAPTLLAISMGAVFMGACTYIGNAPNFMVKAIAQQRGIAMPSFFGYMAWSFGILLPLFLLLTLIVL, encoded by the coding sequence GTGTCCCGTCTGATTGCCTTGTTGCTGCTGTGCGGTACGCCATTGCTGGCCCATGCGGCCACGCTGGATGGCGCCAGCCTGAGCCTGTTGTGGGGCGTTCCCTTTGCCGGCCTCCTGCTGTCGATCGCCTTGTTTCCGATCGTGGCGCCGGAGTTCTGGCACCATCACTTTGGCAAGATCACTACCGGCTGGACCTTGTTGTTCCTGTTGCCCTTTACGCTGAATTTTGGTGGCGCCACTGCCGCCGGGCTGGTGCTGCATGCCATGCTGGCCGAGTTCATCCCCTTCGTGGTGCTGCTGTTTGCGCTGTACACGGTGTCCGGTGGCATTTTGGTGGCCGGCAATCTGCACGGCTCGCCGGCGCTGAATACCGGCCTGCTAGCGTTGGGAACGGCTCTGGCATCAATCATGGGCACTACCGGGGCGGCGATGCTGCTGATCCGGCCGTTGATCAAGGCCAACGACAACCGCCGTCACAATGTCCATGTGGTGGTGTTCTTCATTTTCCTGGTGGCGAACATCGGCGGCGGCCTGACGCCGCTGGGGGATCCGCCACTGTTCCTCGGTTTTTTGAAGGGTGTCGATTTCGGCTGGACCCTGCAGGCCATGGCGTTGCCGGTGCTGCTGATGGCGGTAACGTTGCTGCTTATTTTTTATGTGATCGACAGCTATCTGTTCCGGAAAGAAGGTGTGTTGCAACGTGACCGGACGCCGGACTCGCCGATCCGTATCAGTGGCTTGCAGAACCTGCCGTTGCTGGGTGCGGTGATTGCCGCGGTGCTGCTGTCCGGCATCTGGAAACCGGGCGTGGTCTTCGACGTGCTGGGCACGCCGCTGGCGTTGCAGAACCTGGTGCGTGACCTGCTGCTGCTGGCGATTGCCGGGCTGTCGCTGTGGCTGACGCCGAAAGCCATTCGCGAGGGCAACGAATTCAACTGGGATCCGATGCTGGAAGTGGCCAAGCTGTTCGCCGGTATCTTCATTACCATCGGGCCGGTGCTGGCGGTACTGCAGGCTGGCGAGAGGGGTGCGCTGACCGCGCTGGTGCAGCTGGTGACCACGCCGCAAGGCACGCCGGACAATGTGATGTACTTCTGGCTGACCGGCGTGCTGTCCAGTTTCCTCGACAACGCGCCGACCTATCTGGTGTTCTTTAATCTGGCATCGGGCGATGCGGCCACGCTGATGGGGCCGCTGGCGCCTACGCTGCTGGCGATCTCGATGGGGGCCGTGTTCATGGGCGCGTGCACCTATATCGGCAACGCGCCCAACTTCATGGTCAAGGCCATCGCCCAGCAGCGCGGTATCGCGATGCCCAGCTTCTTCGGCTACATGGCCTGGTCGTTCGGCATCCTGCTGCCGCTGTTCCTGCTGCTGACGCTGATCGTGCTGTAA